GGTAGGGCTCTCTGTGGCTTGACCAGTAACTGTGAAGCTTCGTAGCAATCCCGTCGGACAACGCCTTACGCTGTTCCAAGTCAATCAGCGTGAATGCGCTGTCGGCAAATAGCAGACTCATAACTTTTGAAAGCCGAACTTCCCATTGAGCCAAGGGCGTGTGTTTTTCCGGGTCCCACATCGCGATGTAGTCGATAAGGCTTGTGACAACGGTTTGATGAAGGCGGTTTGACGTGATCTGGACAGCCGTGGCCTTCATGCGCAGGAGACAATCTCTGATGCGTTGATAACCACGGCTATTGACCTGCCAGCCGATTGATTTCAGAAAGGAGTAGGGCGTAAAGAAGATCGAGTCCCCGAGCGGTTGTCCCTTGGCAAGTTGCAGCAGCCGCATCCAAACTAATTCATCGTCCTGACGCAACTCTTCTCCCAAGTAGAGGAGGCTCCCACCGCCAGTGACCATAATCTCAGCCTGCTTGAGGTAAACCCTGCGCTTGTTGCGGTTACGAGCCGTAAACAGCGCTGATCGAACGATTTCGTTTGGTGATGCCCCTTTGGCAGCGGTCCATTCCGGCAAGCGTTTGGGAGCAGCCTCTATCTCATCTCTGAACCGTTCCAGTACAGCCATCAATTCAGGAGCCAGACCAGAGGAGTTTTTTTGCGAGGCAGGCTCCAAGATTTTGTGGCTACCTCCTGTTTGCCCGCTCATCCCTTGGCCTCGATTTTCTCCTCACAAACTCCCTGTCCATGTCGGACAAGGGCCTCCGCAAACATCCTCATGATCCGAGTGTGCTTTGCACAGGAAAGCTCCGGTGGTATTTTTCGAAATTCAAAAGAAACTTTCGAAGCACAAAATTTTGTGGTATTTGTTGTGTTTCCGCTCATTTTTTGTGAATTACTCTTTTTCTGGTTGTGTACCCAGTCCATGAAAGACACGGAAAATGCGGCAGGAATATGAAATTGTTTATAACCACTCGTTTTTGTTTTAAAACACACGGCAGAGTGTGTCAAGACATAATTTTATCTGCGGACACACATTTGTGGAGGAGCCCATGGGAGAAGTAGGTGATCGGATCAGGGAACTTCGCGGGGAGATGCAACAGGCGGAGCTGGCTGACAAGCTGAGTATTCACAAAAACACCATGGCTAATTACGAACGGGGGGATCGCTTTCCCGACGTAAAGATTCTTTTGAAAATATTAGATGTCTTTCCGGACACCAATCCGGCATGGCTATTAACAGGAGAGGGCTCCAAAAATAGATCGGAGCCCGTTCAGGAGGGGTTTGTGATGTTCCCGCGTTATGAAATTGAGGTCGGTGCCGGCCCAGGAAGGAATGTTCAAAGTGAACAAGTTGTAGATTTTGTTTCTTTCAAAGAGGAATGGGTCAAGAACTTTTTACACGTTCCAAGAAAAGATCTGGCCTTGCTGTCAGTGAAGGGAGACAGCATGAATCCAACCTTGAATGATGGCGACATGATTCTTGTAGATCTGAGATCCGACAGAATTGATGACAGTGCCATCTATGTGCTTGAGTTTGACGATGCACTCCTCGTCAAAAGGATTCAGAGAAAACTGGACGGTTCTATCGTCATCAAGAGCGACAACCAGCTCTATGAACCAGAGGTTCTGCAAAAGGACCGTGCTGAGACACTTAAAATAATAGGCCGCGTCGTTTGGAGCGGTCGGCGAATGTAGTTCTTTGAACTCTTGGAATGAAAAAAGCTGGCAACACATGTGAGAGAAGGAAGCGATGCAAGTAGGGATTTGGATAAGAGTTTCCACTGATGATCAGGCTCGTGGCGAATCTCCTAAAAACCACGAAGCCCGGGCACGGATGTATGCGGAGCTGAAAGGGTGGACGGTTGTCGAGATGTATGACCTGTCCGGGGTTTCGGGCAAGTCCGTTTCGGAACACCCTGAGGCACAGAGGATGTTTGCCGACCTTGTCTCTGGGAAAATCCAAGGTCTGATATTCTCGAAACTAGCCCGCCTTGCTCGCAACACCAGAGAGTTACTTGATTTTTCGGATTTTTTCGAGAAACACAATGCAAACCTCATCAGTTTGGAGGAAAGTCTCGACACATCGACCCCCGCCGGCCGCCTTCTCTATACAGTGATCGGCGCACTGGCACAGTGGGAGCGTGAAGAGATCTCTGCTCGTGTTGCCGCATCGATACCAATTCGTGCTCGACAAGGTAAATCGACCGGAGGTATTGGGCCTTTCGGGTATATGTGGAAGGACAAGAAACTCGTTCCAAACCCAGCAGAAGTTCCAATCGTAAAGCGGGCCTTTGATCTATATCTGGAGCTTGGCAGACTGAAAGCTGTTTGCGCACAACTCAAAGAAGAGGGATATTGCGCTCGAAAAAGCGACTTCAAACCCCAGACCCTCAAAAGAGTCCTTACTGACACGACATACAAGGGCTTACGCCGAGCCAACTACAGCAAAAGCAAAGGGAACAAAAAGTCCTGGGTCCTCAAGCCTGAAGAAGATTGGATATTTATCGAAGTAGAACCTCTGATAGATAAAGACCTATGGGAGACTGTCAACGCTCTCGTTGCTCAAAGAGCCCAGCCATTCTCTAAGATCATCCACAAGAAGAGCCAATATCTGTTTGGAGGCAATCTGGTTTGTTCATGCGGTACCAAAATGTATGTTCAATCGTACTCGGGCATGAAAATTCCACGTTACAGGTGCCGGTCATGCCACTTCAAACTGAATGAAGATGTTTTGGAAGATCATTTCCTGAAAATTCTTAAAACCATAATTGTTCGTCCAGAGGAATTGAAGACTAACAAGGATGCCGATGGAGAAAAAAGAGAAAAGGAAGGGCGGCTGGATCTATTAAGAAGAGAACTCAGAAAGATCGACCTCAAGATTGACACCCTTGTGGATCTTGTTGGAGATCAAACAATAGACCGATCTACCTTCACGGAAAGATTCCTTCCGCTTAAGGAACGTAAGGGAAACATCCAGGAAGAGCTCCCTCGCATTCAGGCCGAAATCGACTATCTTGAGACCAGTTCAATCTCCAGAGATTACCTGATTGAGCAGGCAACCACTTTCGCATCAATGTGGCCAGTGCTGAATTATACAGAAAAAACCAAGTTAATAGATGAGCTGGTCGAGAAGATTGAAATCCAGAACGACACCCTCCATTTCACCCTGACTTATACCCCCCCATTTAGGACACTTGGTAAAGGGGTCCACAACTCCAGGGATTCATTGCCGCAACCAACATAAAATTAGCGGGATAGGTCAAACTAAGGGCGGCACGGCTGATCGAAACCTGTCCATCTTCGAGGGGTTGACGCAGCATCTCCAGGACATTTTTTTTGAACTCGGGAAATTCATCCAAAAACAGAATACCCCGGTGGGCCAGGGAGACTTCACCTGGTCGCGGGTAGCTGCCGCCACCAATCAAGCCTGCATCAGAGATGCTGTGATGAGGAGATCGAAACGGCCGCCTGCGTACCAGGGCATCATGATTCAACAACAAACCGGCGACGGAGTGGATCTTGGTAGTTTCGAGTGCTTCGGCGAAAGAAAAATCTGGCAATATCGTCGGCAGCCGTCGAGCCAGCATGGTTTTGCCGCTACCGGGCGGACCTGACATCAGGATATTATGCGAACCTGCCGCAGCGACTTCGAGAGCGCGTTTAACCTGTTCTTGACCGCGCACCTCGGAGAAATCATCCTGTCCGCCACTGAACTGATCTTCAGCAGGGTCTGCTTCACAACGATAGGGTGCGATCTCAATCTCACCGTTAATCAGCGCGACAACCTGACCCAGATCGCTGACCGCATAGATATCGGGACCGTTGGCCACAGCACCCTCGGCGGCATTCTCCAGCGGGAGTATCAGCCCCTTTTTCTGCCATTTCAGTGCTGATATCGCCACGGGGAGCACGCCGTGCACCGGCTTGATACGGCCATCAAGAGAGAGTTCCCCCATCAATACGAAATTTTCGAGCGCCTTGGCGTCGACCAGCCCGGTGGCGCAAAGAATACCAATGGCAATCGGCAGGTCGAAGGCGGCGCCTTCTTTACGAATATCAGCGGGGGCAAGGTTTATGGTGATGCGGCGGGTGGGAAAATCGTAGCCGGAATTTTTGATAGCTGATTTGACGCGATCCTTGCTCTCTTTAACCGCGCCTTCGGGGAGACCAACCGTCGAGAACTGAGGCAAGCCCTGAGCGATGTCAACTTCGAC
Above is a genomic segment from Geopsychrobacter electrodiphilus DSM 16401 containing:
- the trfA gene encoding plasmid replication initiator TrfA; translated protein: MSGQTGGSHKILEPASQKNSSGLAPELMAVLERFRDEIEAAPKRLPEWTAAKGASPNEIVRSALFTARNRNKRRVYLKQAEIMVTGGGSLLYLGEELRQDDELVWMRLLQLAKGQPLGDSIFFTPYSFLKSIGWQVNSRGYQRIRDCLLRMKATAVQITSNRLHQTVVTSLIDYIAMWDPEKHTPLAQWEVRLSKVMSLLFADSAFTLIDLEQRKALSDGIATKLHSYWSSHREPYPVKVETLQKLCASNSELRFFRRELKKALKALKEVGFLETWGIESDLVAVIRRS
- a CDS encoding XRE family transcriptional regulator; amino-acid sequence: MGEVGDRIRELRGEMQQAELADKLSIHKNTMANYERGDRFPDVKILLKILDVFPDTNPAWLLTGEGSKNRSEPVQEGFVMFPRYEIEVGAGPGRNVQSEQVVDFVSFKEEWVKNFLHVPRKDLALLSVKGDSMNPTLNDGDMILVDLRSDRIDDSAIYVLEFDDALLVKRIQRKLDGSIVIKSDNQLYEPEVLQKDRAETLKIIGRVVWSGRRM
- a CDS encoding recombinase family protein, giving the protein MQVGIWIRVSTDDQARGESPKNHEARARMYAELKGWTVVEMYDLSGVSGKSVSEHPEAQRMFADLVSGKIQGLIFSKLARLARNTRELLDFSDFFEKHNANLISLEESLDTSTPAGRLLYTVIGALAQWEREEISARVAASIPIRARQGKSTGGIGPFGYMWKDKKLVPNPAEVPIVKRAFDLYLELGRLKAVCAQLKEEGYCARKSDFKPQTLKRVLTDTTYKGLRRANYSKSKGNKKSWVLKPEEDWIFIEVEPLIDKDLWETVNALVAQRAQPFSKIIHKKSQYLFGGNLVCSCGTKMYVQSYSGMKIPRYRCRSCHFKLNEDVLEDHFLKILKTIIVRPEELKTNKDADGEKREKEGRLDLLRRELRKIDLKIDTLVDLVGDQTIDRSTFTERFLPLKERKGNIQEELPRIQAEIDYLETSSISRDYLIEQATTFASMWPVLNYTEKTKLIDELVEKIEIQNDTLHFTLTYTPPFRTLGKGVHNSRDSLPQPT